From the genome of Amycolatopsis sp. NBC_01488, one region includes:
- a CDS encoding glycosyl transferase, which translates to MAQHSWGTTFSGRSPATLPEPAAGHRLLSLDIVLALLALAGGLRVLYLAAPAPALPAEAANVAHAYALGHLTPFTDAGGAGVSPFGWWQLSAYTMVSDAFGRSATALAAVRETMLVAAVAGALLLWFLARRLGLTRWASAAAVLLLAASPLALGLQRLVVVEHLAAVWALGALVLITKPDARIRHDALAAACLLAAVLTSPLALFFLPAAGWLLVRRAPVRAALVAVLLNLGLGIAFGPAAGILRPHLAAAGRPSVADWVALDPGWAVLSTVALVAALAVTALRPFAVTGLLLAATLAVPGVPHTAVLALLLPVTPLLLAGVVQAVTRQRTPAHRPGPGRRRGVAPAALVLVAVVAAGWVHGYSALRPSTDRGGPLADAQEWLRANASGSRVLVDDAAWAELAKAGWPTGMLVAPAACAAACPPAEWAVFAADAADLRGRYPALGAAFDGAGATAVFGTGDGLVTVSRLGLPPADPAAASEASARAHAGVALQASARITFAPDAAALLRAGRVDPRLIATIAALAALQPVRVAAFPEVPGEDRAGQPRRRVLLTGGEDGVAAFYTGQRDLFRPASAVRTGGGVLVTYPLFAPPGLLVPFSSP; encoded by the coding sequence GGCCCTGCCCGCCGAAGCCGCGAACGTCGCCCACGCCTACGCGCTCGGCCACCTCACGCCGTTCACCGACGCGGGCGGCGCCGGCGTCAGTCCGTTCGGCTGGTGGCAGCTTTCGGCGTACACGATGGTCTCGGACGCGTTCGGCCGCTCGGCGACGGCGTTGGCGGCGGTGCGCGAGACGATGCTCGTCGCGGCGGTCGCCGGTGCCCTCCTGCTGTGGTTCCTCGCGCGCCGGCTCGGCCTGACGCGGTGGGCGTCGGCGGCCGCGGTGCTGCTGCTCGCGGCGTCCCCGCTGGCGCTCGGCCTGCAGCGGCTGGTCGTCGTCGAGCACCTCGCGGCGGTCTGGGCCCTGGGCGCACTCGTGCTGATCACCAAGCCGGACGCCCGCATCCGGCACGACGCACTGGCCGCGGCCTGCCTGCTGGCCGCGGTGCTCACCTCGCCGCTGGCGCTGTTCTTCCTGCCCGCGGCCGGCTGGCTGCTGGTGCGGCGCGCGCCGGTGCGGGCCGCGCTGGTGGCGGTGCTGCTCAACCTCGGGCTCGGCATCGCCTTCGGCCCGGCGGCGGGGATCCTGCGGCCGCACCTCGCGGCCGCGGGCCGCCCGTCGGTCGCGGACTGGGTCGCGCTCGACCCGGGGTGGGCGGTGCTGTCGACGGTCGCACTGGTGGCCGCGCTGGCCGTGACGGCCCTGCGGCCGTTCGCGGTGACCGGCCTGCTGCTCGCCGCCACCCTGGCCGTCCCGGGCGTCCCGCACACCGCCGTGCTCGCCCTGCTGCTGCCGGTCACGCCGCTGCTGCTGGCCGGGGTCGTGCAGGCCGTGACCCGGCAGCGCACCCCGGCCCACCGGCCGGGACCGGGGCGCCGCCGCGGGGTCGCGCCGGCCGCGCTCGTCCTCGTCGCCGTCGTCGCCGCTGGCTGGGTACACGGCTACTCGGCCTTGCGGCCTTCGACCGATCGCGGCGGTCCGCTGGCCGACGCGCAGGAATGGTTGCGGGCCAACGCTTCCGGCTCGCGCGTGCTCGTCGACGACGCCGCCTGGGCCGAGCTCGCCAAGGCGGGCTGGCCGACCGGCATGCTCGTCGCGCCCGCCGCGTGCGCGGCCGCCTGCCCACCCGCCGAGTGGGCGGTCTTCGCGGCCGACGCGGCCGACCTCCGCGGCCGCTACCCGGCCCTCGGCGCCGCTTTCGACGGCGCCGGGGCGACCGCGGTGTTCGGCACCGGCGACGGACTGGTCACCGTCTCCCGGCTCGGCCTGCCCCCGGCCGACCCGGCGGCGGCGTCGGAGGCGTCGGCCCGTGCCCACGCCGGCGTGGCCCTCCAGGCGTCGGCCCGCATCACCTTCGCCCCGGACGCCGCCGCCCTGCTCCGCGCGGGCCGCGTCGACCCCCGGCTGATCGCCACGATCGCCGCGCTCGCGGCCCTGCAGCCGGTCCGGGTCGCGGCGTTCCCCGAAGTCCCCGGCGAGGACCGCGCCGGGCAACCCCGCCGCCGGGTCCTGCTGACCGGCGGCGAAGACGGCGTGGCCGCGTTCTACACCGGCCAGCGCGACCTGTTCCGCCCCGCGTCGGCCGTCCGGACCGGCGGTGGCGTGCTCGTCACCTACCCGCTGTTCGCGCCACCGGGACTGCTCGTCCCGTTCTCCTCCCCCTGA
- a CDS encoding DUF4397 domain-containing protein — protein MRTLPKLLLRPGGLTAAALLLVALTPVTAEAATGPGPGVGWIRVGHLSPKVPPVDIYFAPFGQAEKLVIRKAGYGAVTPYSSLDPGKYTLSMRPADAASSTPPALSATIDVAERTAYSLLVFANGPDGTLKGDLVTDDLSAPAAGRGRVRVVEGSAAIAPVSVAGPTGVSIAKDAAYGQTSSYVDVPEGRWPLQLTGGTVQSTANVDVRAGTSTTLLVTENSGALKVNPISDGASLPEPPKLGVETGGGGTAPSSGRPWWPAFAAAGLLAALLVGRRAARAR, from the coding sequence ATGCGCACTCTCCCGAAGCTCCTGCTCAGACCCGGCGGGCTGACCGCCGCGGCCCTCCTGCTGGTCGCGCTGACGCCGGTGACCGCCGAGGCGGCGACCGGCCCCGGCCCCGGCGTCGGCTGGATCCGGGTCGGTCACCTCTCCCCCAAGGTGCCGCCGGTGGACATCTACTTCGCGCCGTTCGGCCAGGCCGAGAAGCTCGTCATCCGCAAGGCGGGCTACGGCGCGGTGACCCCGTACTCGTCGCTCGACCCCGGCAAGTACACGCTGTCGATGCGGCCCGCCGACGCCGCGTCCAGTACCCCGCCCGCGCTGTCGGCGACGATCGACGTCGCCGAGCGCACCGCCTACTCGCTGCTGGTCTTCGCGAACGGACCGGACGGCACCCTGAAGGGCGACCTCGTGACCGACGACCTCAGCGCGCCGGCCGCCGGCAGGGGCCGGGTCCGGGTCGTCGAGGGGTCGGCGGCGATCGCCCCGGTCAGCGTCGCGGGCCCGACCGGCGTCTCGATCGCCAAGGACGCCGCCTACGGTCAGACGTCGTCCTATGTGGACGTCCCGGAAGGACGGTGGCCGCTGCAGCTGACCGGCGGCACGGTGCAGTCGACCGCGAACGTCGACGTCAGGGCCGGGACGTCGACGACGCTGCTGGTCACCGAGAACTCCGGGGCGCTCAAGGTGAATCCGATCTCCGACGGCGCGTCCCTGCCGGAGCCGCCGAAGCTCGGCGTCGAGACCGGGGGTGGCGGCACCGCACCGTCGTCCGGCCGGCCCTGGTGGCCGGCGTTCGCGGCGGCCGGCCTGCTGGCCGCGCTGCTCGTGGGGCGCCGGGCGGCTCGTGCGCGCTGA
- a CDS encoding class F sortase → MRADLGALLVVAVLAAGCSAAPAQPAASPPPASPTTVAGGPLPLPPPADVRPVRLRIPAIGVDAPALVPLGLGADHQLEAPARFEDVGWYAAGPVPGDPGPAVIAAHVDSRSGPAPFFRLRDLRDGDQVFVARSDGQETRFVVDTVERYPKNAFPTDAVYGPAPGSALRLITCGGSFDAAKRSYRDNIVVYASTRWG, encoded by the coding sequence GTGCGCGCTGACCTCGGCGCGCTGCTCGTCGTGGCGGTGCTGGCCGCGGGCTGCTCGGCGGCCCCGGCCCAGCCCGCGGCTTCACCGCCGCCCGCGTCACCGACGACCGTGGCGGGCGGCCCGCTGCCGCTGCCGCCGCCGGCCGACGTCCGCCCGGTGCGGCTGCGGATCCCCGCCATCGGCGTCGACGCGCCCGCGCTCGTCCCGCTCGGGCTGGGCGCCGACCACCAGCTCGAAGCGCCCGCCCGGTTCGAGGACGTCGGCTGGTACGCCGCCGGCCCGGTGCCGGGCGACCCGGGCCCGGCGGTGATCGCCGCGCACGTCGACTCCCGGTCCGGGCCGGCGCCGTTCTTCCGGCTGCGCGACCTGCGCGACGGCGACCAAGTTTTCGTCGCGCGGTCCGACGGCCAGGAGACCCGGTTCGTCGTGGACACCGTCGAGCGCTACCCGAAGAACGCGTTCCCGACCGACGCGGTGTACGGGCCGGCGCCGGGCAGCGCGCTGCGGCTCATCACCTGCGGTGGCAGCTTCGACGCGGCGAAACGGTCCTATCGCGACAACATCGTCGTCTACGCCTCGACGCGCTGGGGCTAG
- a CDS encoding LLM class flavin-dependent oxidoreductase gives MTITLHWFLPTSGDGRTIVERFHANRSQGPSAQRAPDLDYLAQVARAAERQGFEGVLTPTGTWCEDAWLTTAALIRETSRLKFLVAFRPGVLSPTLAAQMAGTFQRLSSGRVLLNIVTGGDAVEQRRFGDWHDHDARYARTDEFLTIVRGVWSGEPFSFEGEHLRVEGATTLAAPDPVPPIYFGGSSAAALPVAARHADVYLTWGEPPAQVAEKIGKVRALAGDRPIRFGVRLHTISRDTSAEAWAEAQKLLDALSPDQVAKAQAQLAASESVGQQRMVALHGGRTDGGVRGLEIHPNLWAGVGLVRGGAGTALVGSHAEVADLIEEYHSVGVSEFVLSGYPHLEEAYWFGDGVRPELARRGLLKEY, from the coding sequence ATGACCATCACGCTGCACTGGTTCCTGCCCACCAGCGGCGACGGCCGCACGATCGTGGAACGCTTCCACGCCAACCGGTCCCAGGGCCCGTCGGCGCAACGCGCACCCGACCTGGACTACCTCGCCCAGGTCGCCCGCGCCGCCGAGCGGCAGGGCTTCGAAGGCGTCCTGACCCCGACCGGCACGTGGTGCGAGGACGCGTGGCTGACCACGGCCGCGCTGATCCGCGAGACGAGCAGGCTGAAGTTCCTGGTCGCGTTCCGCCCCGGCGTCCTTTCGCCGACGCTCGCCGCGCAGATGGCCGGTACCTTCCAGCGGCTGTCGAGCGGCCGGGTGCTGCTCAACATCGTCACCGGCGGCGACGCGGTGGAGCAGCGGCGCTTCGGCGACTGGCACGACCACGACGCCCGGTACGCCCGCACGGACGAATTCCTGACCATCGTGCGCGGCGTCTGGTCGGGAGAGCCGTTCAGCTTCGAAGGCGAGCACCTGCGCGTCGAAGGCGCGACGACGCTGGCCGCGCCCGACCCGGTGCCGCCGATCTACTTCGGCGGGTCGTCGGCGGCCGCGCTCCCGGTCGCCGCCCGGCACGCCGACGTCTACCTGACCTGGGGCGAGCCGCCCGCTCAGGTCGCGGAGAAGATCGGCAAGGTCCGCGCGCTGGCCGGGGACCGGCCGATCCGGTTCGGCGTCCGGCTGCACACGATCTCGCGCGACACCTCCGCCGAAGCGTGGGCGGAGGCGCAAAAGCTCCTGGACGCGCTGAGCCCGGACCAGGTCGCCAAGGCGCAGGCGCAACTCGCCGCGAGCGAGTCGGTCGGGCAGCAGCGGATGGTCGCGCTGCACGGCGGCCGGACGGACGGCGGCGTCCGCGGGCTCGAGATCCACCCCAACCTGTGGGCCGGCGTCGGCCTGGTCCGCGGCGGCGCCGGGACCGCGCTGGTCGGCAGCCACGCCGAGGTCGCCGACCTGATCGAGGAGTACCACAGCGTCGGCGTCAGCGAGTTCGTGCTGTCGGGCTACCCGCACCTCGAAGAGGCGTACTGGTTCGGCGACGGCGTCCGGCCCGAACTCGCGCGCCGCGGGCTGCTCAAGGAGTACTAG
- a CDS encoding ABC transporter substrate-binding protein, with translation MQWRNGIAVVVTALVLAGCGSATGSDQKTVPGPVSAADLAKVTLKVGDQKGGVKSLLTAANLLEGTPYKIEWSTFTSGPPLLEAASAGAIDIGRVGNTPPIFAAAAKAKIAVVSVARSNVERETILVPSDSPLTDVASLKGKTIGVAKGSSAHGQLLNTLHNHGLSTQDVKVSYLQPAEAYAAFTQHAIDAWAIWDPYTAQAQIEAKARVLADGRGASNGLAFETASTAALADPGKNSAIRDLVVRVVKAQKWADTHRPEWAAAWAKETGLKLEVAQKAVDAGRDQPIPLDDSVVASEQQLADAFTNEKTLPGKVDFAAFADRRFAADLDRARSNG, from the coding sequence ATGCAGTGGCGTAACGGAATCGCGGTCGTCGTGACGGCCTTGGTGCTGGCCGGGTGCGGCTCGGCGACCGGTTCGGACCAAAAGACCGTGCCGGGTCCGGTCAGCGCGGCGGACCTGGCGAAGGTGACGCTCAAGGTCGGTGACCAGAAGGGTGGTGTGAAGTCGCTGCTCACGGCGGCAAACCTGCTCGAGGGCACGCCGTACAAGATCGAATGGTCCACGTTCACTTCGGGACCGCCGCTGCTCGAAGCGGCCTCGGCGGGCGCGATCGACATCGGCCGGGTGGGGAACACGCCGCCGATCTTCGCCGCCGCCGCCAAGGCGAAGATCGCGGTCGTGAGCGTCGCACGCAGCAACGTCGAACGGGAGACCATCCTCGTCCCGTCCGACTCGCCGCTCACCGACGTCGCTTCGCTCAAGGGCAAGACGATCGGGGTCGCGAAGGGCAGTTCCGCACACGGCCAGCTGCTGAACACGCTGCACAACCACGGGTTGTCCACCCAGGACGTCAAGGTGAGCTATCTGCAGCCGGCCGAGGCCTACGCCGCGTTCACCCAGCACGCGATCGACGCGTGGGCGATCTGGGACCCCTACACCGCGCAGGCCCAGATCGAGGCCAAGGCGCGGGTGCTCGCCGACGGGCGGGGCGCGTCCAACGGCCTGGCCTTCGAGACCGCGAGCACCGCGGCCCTGGCCGATCCCGGCAAGAACTCGGCGATCCGCGACCTCGTGGTGCGGGTGGTCAAGGCGCAGAAGTGGGCCGACACGCACCGTCCGGAGTGGGCGGCGGCGTGGGCCAAGGAAACCGGGCTGAAGCTCGAGGTCGCTCAGAAGGCCGTGGACGCGGGCCGCGACCAGCCGATCCCGCTGGACGACTCCGTGGTGGCGTCCGAACAACAGCTCGCGGACGCGTTCACCAACGAGAAGACGTTGCCGGGCAAGGTGGACTTCGCCGCGTTCGCCGACCGGCGGTTCGCCGCCGACCTGGACCGGGCGAGGAGCAACGGATGA
- a CDS encoding ABC transporter ATP-binding protein, with amino-acid sequence MANPVAEVRNLTKRFGDRTVLNGLDLTVERGEFVALLGRSGSGKSTLLRVLAGLDDDVEGHVVVGGTVSVAFQQPRLLPWRKVWRNVVLGLRQDGVSKSRNRALAEKALGEVHLADHADDWPLTLSGGEAQRVSLARALVREPGLLLLDEPFGALDALTRIAMHGLVHDLWQRHQPGVLLVTHDVDEALRLAGRVLVLDGGRIVAEHRPREADHDDLRRRVLADLGVTEDAVA; translated from the coding sequence GTGGCGAACCCGGTAGCGGAGGTCCGTAACCTCACCAAGCGGTTCGGCGACCGGACCGTCCTCAACGGACTCGACCTGACCGTCGAGCGCGGCGAGTTCGTCGCCCTGCTCGGCCGCAGCGGCTCGGGCAAGTCGACGCTGCTGCGCGTCCTCGCCGGTCTCGACGATGACGTCGAGGGCCACGTGGTGGTGGGCGGGACCGTCTCGGTCGCCTTCCAGCAGCCGCGGTTGCTGCCGTGGCGGAAGGTCTGGCGCAACGTGGTGCTCGGCCTGCGCCAGGACGGGGTTTCCAAGTCCCGCAACCGCGCGCTCGCGGAGAAGGCGCTGGGCGAGGTCCACCTGGCCGACCACGCCGACGACTGGCCGCTCACGCTGTCCGGCGGTGAAGCGCAGCGCGTCTCGCTCGCCCGCGCCCTGGTCCGCGAACCCGGCCTGCTCCTACTCGACGAGCCGTTCGGCGCCCTCGACGCCCTCACCCGGATCGCGATGCACGGGCTGGTCCACGACCTCTGGCAGCGCCACCAGCCGGGCGTGCTGCTGGTGACCCACGACGTCGACGAGGCCCTGCGGCTCGCCGGCCGGGTCCTGGTGCTCGACGGCGGGCGGATCGTGGCCGAGCACCGGCCGCGCGAAGCCGACCACGACGACCTCCGCCGGCGCGTGCTGGCGGACTTGGGAGTGACCGAAGATGCAGTGGCGTAA
- a CDS encoding ABC transporter permease codes for MSISTTGVLPRARKRADGPPRKLAWRPDLRRWISPVVLVAAWQTASATGVLPPDKLSSPWTVVQAGAEVARSGELGDAFAVSLGRVGAGFALGLVAGVVLGIVSGLSSWGEALVDPPVQMLRTLPFLGLIPLFILWFGIGEETKIVLVALGVAFPLYLNVHSGIRGADPDLVEASRALGFSRAERLWHVVLPGALPQALVGLRQSLGLAWLALIVGETVNADAGVGYLINNAREFLRTDVVVVGLVLYALLGLVTDALVRLLERKVLRWRTR; via the coding sequence GTGTCGATTTCCACCACGGGCGTGCTTCCGCGCGCCCGGAAACGCGCCGACGGGCCGCCGCGCAAGCTCGCGTGGCGGCCCGATCTGCGGCGCTGGATCAGCCCGGTGGTGCTCGTCGCCGCGTGGCAGACCGCCAGTGCCACCGGCGTCCTGCCGCCGGACAAGCTCAGTTCACCGTGGACGGTGGTGCAGGCCGGCGCCGAAGTCGCGCGCAGCGGCGAACTCGGCGATGCCTTCGCCGTGTCGCTGGGCCGGGTCGGTGCCGGGTTCGCGCTCGGCCTGGTCGCCGGGGTGGTGCTGGGCATCGTCTCCGGGCTGTCGAGCTGGGGTGAGGCGCTGGTCGACCCGCCGGTGCAGATGCTGCGCACGCTGCCGTTCCTCGGCCTGATCCCGCTGTTCATCCTGTGGTTCGGCATCGGCGAGGAAACCAAGATCGTGCTGGTCGCGCTCGGCGTGGCATTCCCGCTCTACCTGAACGTCCACTCGGGAATCCGCGGCGCGGACCCGGACCTCGTCGAAGCGTCGCGGGCGCTGGGGTTCAGCCGGGCGGAACGGCTCTGGCACGTCGTCCTCCCCGGTGCGTTGCCGCAGGCGCTGGTCGGGTTGCGGCAGTCGCTCGGCCTGGCCTGGCTCGCGCTGATCGTCGGCGAGACCGTCAACGCCGACGCCGGGGTCGGTTACCTGATCAACAACGCGCGGGAGTTCCTGCGCACCGATGTCGTGGTCGTCGGCCTGGTCCTGTACGCCCTGCTCGGCCTGGTCACCGACGCGCTGGTCCGGCTGCTCGAACGGAAGGTGCTGCGGTGGCGAACCCGGTAG
- a CDS encoding MBL fold metallo-hydrolase, which translates to MADRLYFRQLLAGRDFAVGDPVATQMVNFAYLIGDRDTREAVVVDPAYAVQDLLGVLEADGMRLTGVLATHHHPDHVGGQMLGFDLPGIADLLALQPVPIHVNGAESEWVRRVTGVSGTDLRAHDHDDVLEVGSIPIRLLHTPGHTPGSQCFLVEDKLVSGDTLFLEGCGRTDFPGGDAEEIYRSLQALAGLPGDPVVYPGHQYSAEPSASLSEVKRTNFVYRPRSLDEWKVMFGG; encoded by the coding sequence ATGGCAGATCGGCTCTACTTCCGGCAGCTGCTCGCCGGGCGGGACTTCGCCGTGGGCGACCCGGTCGCGACGCAGATGGTGAACTTCGCCTACCTCATCGGCGATCGGGACACCCGGGAAGCGGTCGTCGTCGACCCCGCCTACGCCGTGCAGGACCTGCTCGGGGTCCTCGAGGCCGACGGCATGCGGCTCACCGGGGTGCTCGCCACCCACCACCACCCCGACCACGTCGGCGGTCAGATGCTGGGCTTCGACCTGCCGGGCATCGCCGACCTGCTCGCCCTGCAGCCCGTGCCGATCCACGTCAACGGCGCCGAAAGCGAGTGGGTCCGGCGGGTCACCGGGGTCTCCGGCACCGATCTGCGCGCGCACGACCACGACGACGTCCTCGAGGTCGGGTCGATCCCGATCCGGTTGCTGCACACCCCCGGTCACACGCCCGGCAGCCAGTGCTTCCTCGTCGAGGACAAGCTGGTCTCCGGCGACACGCTCTTCCTGGAAGGCTGTGGCCGCACGGACTTCCCCGGCGGGGACGCCGAGGAGATCTACCGCAGCCTGCAGGCCCTCGCCGGCCTGCCCGGTGATCCCGTCGTCTACCCCGGGCACCAGTACTCGGCCGAGCCGTCGGCCTCGCTGTCGGAGGTCAAGCGCACCAACTTCGTCTACCGGCCGCGGTCGCTCGACGAGTGGAAGGTCATGTTCGGCGGCTGA
- a CDS encoding TetR/AcrR family transcriptional regulator, whose amino-acid sequence MTEQVPHVLRSDARDNRERILDAARAVFAADGLDVPMREIARRAGVGPATLYRRFPTKELLVTAAFTDQMRACYAIVDEGLADPDPWRGFAMVVEKLCELHARDRGFTAAFTSAFPHAIDFAADRERALRSIAELIRRAQQAGHVRADAVLDDVVLILMANGGIQAPSQEARVRASRRFAALALRALRA is encoded by the coding sequence GTGACCGAGCAGGTGCCTCACGTGTTGCGCTCCGACGCCCGCGACAACCGCGAACGCATCCTGGACGCGGCCCGCGCGGTGTTCGCCGCCGACGGCCTGGACGTGCCGATGCGCGAGATCGCCCGGCGCGCCGGCGTCGGGCCGGCCACGCTGTACCGCCGCTTCCCGACCAAGGAACTGCTGGTCACCGCGGCGTTCACCGACCAGATGCGGGCGTGCTACGCGATCGTCGACGAGGGACTCGCCGACCCCGATCCGTGGCGCGGTTTCGCCATGGTGGTCGAGAAGCTCTGCGAGCTGCACGCGCGCGACCGGGGCTTCACCGCGGCCTTCACGTCGGCGTTCCCGCACGCGATCGACTTCGCGGCCGACCGCGAACGGGCGTTGCGGTCGATCGCGGAGCTGATCCGCCGCGCGCAGCAGGCCGGGCACGTGCGCGCCGACGCCGTCCTGGACGACGTGGTCCTGATCCTCATGGCCAACGGCGGCATCCAGGCGCCCTCCCAGGAGGCTCGCGTTCGTGCTTCACGGCGCTTCGCCGCGCTCGCGCTCCGGGCGCTGCGGGCCTGA
- a CDS encoding DinB family protein, with the protein MSNTGSKTHRSWPTPLAGDELRLQLDFLQFLRATAVNKLAGLPEGLAAATPLPTSPRLSALGVVKHLTAVERWWLSIEAGGADLPSLWAGSPDPSWDLAADDTPVSVVAAYKAEWARSEKSVQRLGPDDRTRRRGEFTVRWVVAHVVQETARHVGHLDLLRELADGEVGE; encoded by the coding sequence ATGTCGAACACGGGTTCGAAGACGCATCGGTCCTGGCCCACCCCGCTGGCCGGGGACGAACTGCGCCTGCAACTGGACTTCCTGCAGTTCCTCCGCGCGACGGCGGTGAACAAGCTGGCGGGGCTGCCTGAGGGGTTGGCGGCGGCCACACCGTTGCCGACCTCGCCGCGGCTGAGTGCGCTGGGGGTGGTGAAGCACTTGACGGCGGTGGAGCGGTGGTGGTTGTCGATCGAGGCCGGGGGAGCGGATCTACCGTCGTTGTGGGCGGGCTCGCCGGATCCGAGCTGGGATTTGGCGGCCGACGACACGCCGGTCTCGGTGGTGGCGGCGTACAAGGCCGAGTGGGCGCGGTCGGAGAAATCGGTGCAGAGGTTGGGCCCGGACGACCGGACCCGGCGGCGCGGGGAGTTCACGGTCCGGTGGGTGGTGGCGCACGTGGTCCAGGAGACCGCGCGGCACGTGGGGCACTTGGACCTGCTGCGCGAACTGGCCGACGGGGAGGTGGGCGAGTGA
- a CDS encoding ABC transporter ATP-binding protein yields the protein MSTTGRAVLRRSITGQRRSVALAALLTACHQGGEALVPVVIGVVIDQAVAGGSAGTLVCWLAVLGVLFAALSTSYRLGARFGERAAERAAHDLRLDVGRRVLHPGGGAEALAGELVSIGTADAKRVGQLGGVLPFGVAGLAGLLVSAVVLLTMSVPLGLLVLLGTPPMLYLAHLIGKPLERRSEAEQERSAFASGIATDLVAGLRVLKGVGAERAAVDRYRRTSQDSLEATLRAARAQAWHNGALLALTGIFIAVVALVGGNLAAAGDISVGDLVAAVGLAQYLITPFSIFSWVNGELAQGRASAGRIADVLNAPPAVDTGEATLPSPAAGHVRLSALSRGALRDVDFEARPGELLGVVATDPAAATDLLDCLGRAADPATGSVSVDAVDLSTVDPSRVREVVLVAAHDADLFAGTVAENFGTGPLAEEAVTAAAVDEVAAALPDGVATAVTERGRSLSGGQRQRVALARALALDAPVLVLHDPTTAVDTVTEARIAAGLAALRRGRTTILVTTSPALLAATDRVVLLDDGRIAGEGSHAELAGRADYRAAVLS from the coding sequence GTGAGCACGACCGGACGGGCAGTCCTCCGCCGTTCGATCACCGGGCAACGACGATCGGTGGCGCTCGCCGCGCTGCTGACCGCGTGCCACCAGGGTGGCGAAGCGCTGGTGCCGGTGGTGATCGGCGTGGTGATCGACCAGGCGGTCGCGGGGGGCTCGGCGGGCACCCTCGTCTGCTGGCTGGCGGTGCTGGGCGTGCTCTTCGCCGCGCTGTCGACCAGCTACCGCCTCGGCGCCCGCTTCGGCGAGCGCGCCGCCGAGCGCGCCGCCCACGACCTGCGCCTCGACGTCGGGCGCCGCGTGCTGCACCCCGGCGGCGGCGCCGAGGCCCTCGCGGGCGAGCTGGTGAGCATCGGGACGGCGGACGCCAAGCGGGTCGGGCAGCTCGGCGGCGTCCTGCCGTTCGGCGTCGCCGGCCTGGCCGGGCTGCTGGTCAGCGCGGTCGTGCTGCTCACCATGAGCGTCCCGCTCGGCCTGCTGGTGCTGCTCGGGACGCCGCCGATGCTGTACCTGGCCCACCTGATCGGCAAGCCGCTCGAACGCCGCAGCGAAGCCGAGCAGGAGCGATCCGCGTTCGCCTCCGGCATCGCCACCGACCTCGTCGCCGGGCTGCGCGTGCTCAAGGGCGTCGGGGCCGAACGCGCCGCCGTCGACCGCTACCGCCGCACCAGCCAGGACTCGCTCGAGGCGACCCTGCGCGCCGCGCGCGCCCAGGCCTGGCACAACGGCGCACTGCTTGCGCTGACCGGGATCTTCATCGCCGTCGTCGCGCTCGTCGGCGGGAACCTCGCGGCGGCGGGCGACATCAGCGTCGGCGACCTCGTCGCCGCGGTCGGGCTCGCGCAGTACCTGATCACGCCGTTCTCGATCTTCTCGTGGGTCAACGGCGAGCTGGCGCAAGGCCGCGCGTCGGCCGGGCGGATCGCCGACGTGCTGAACGCGCCACCCGCGGTCGACACCGGTGAAGCGACGCTGCCGTCCCCGGCCGCCGGGCACGTGCGGCTGTCCGCGCTGAGCCGGGGCGCACTGCGCGACGTCGACTTCGAAGCACGCCCGGGCGAGCTGCTCGGCGTCGTCGCCACCGATCCGGCCGCCGCGACCGACCTGCTCGACTGCCTCGGCCGCGCCGCCGACCCCGCGACCGGCTCGGTGTCGGTCGACGCGGTCGATCTGTCCACTGTGGACCCGAGCCGGGTGCGCGAGGTGGTGCTGGTGGCCGCGCACGACGCGGACCTGTTCGCCGGGACCGTCGCCGAGAACTTCGGAACCGGGCCGCTCGCCGAAGAAGCGGTGACCGCGGCCGCCGTCGACGAGGTGGCCGCCGCGCTGCCCGACGGCGTCGCGACCGCCGTCACCGAACGGGGCCGCTCCCTGTCGGGCGGGCAGCGCCAGCGGGTCGCGCTCGCCCGCGCGCTCGCGCTCGACGCGCCGGTGCTCGTGCTGCACGATCCGACGACCGCCGTCGACACCGTCACCGAGGCCCGCATCGCCGCGGGCCTGGCCGCACTGCGGCGCGGCCGCACGACCATCCTCGTGACCACCAGCCCGGCGCTGCTCGCCGCGACCGACCGCGTCGTCCTCCTCGACGACGGGCGGATCGCCGGCGAGGGCAGCCACGCCGAGCTGGCCGGTCGCGCCGACTACCGGGCGGCGGTGCTGTCTTGA